GCCTCGCGCTTGTCGTGGAGCTTCTTCCCGCGCCCGACGCCGATCTCGACCTTCGCCAGGCCGTTCTTGAAGTAGATCTTCAGCGGCACGAGCGTCAGCCCCTTCTCCTTGACCTTGCCGGTGAGCTTGGCGATCTCGCGCCGGTGCAGCAGGATCTTGCGGCGGCGCTTCGGGTCGTGGTTGTTGAGGTTGCCGAA
This portion of the bacterium genome encodes:
- a CDS encoding SsrA-binding protein — its product is FGNLNNHDPKRRRKILLHRREIAKLTGKVKEKGLTLVPLKIYFKNGLAKVEIGVGRGKKLHDKREAIKRRDTEREARREMSVKVRV